The genomic region TCAGCGACACTTCCAAGCAATAATTTTTCCAGTCCCTTTTTACTATGGGTTCCAATAACTACAAGGTCTGGATCCATTCTCCGGATAATTGTAATCAGATCTTTAGCAGGAGTTCCAAAAACAAGTATTTCATCAACGATAACTCCCTCTTTTTTTGCTTTCAAACTAAGGTTTTTCAAAATGCTTTTTCCTTCTTCTTCAAGAACTTCATAGGGATAAATCAGCTTTTCATCAATTACATAGGCCCCAATTATCCGGGCATCATATTTAGCTGCAATAGAAATTGCAGCATCTTCTGCTTTTTGAGCGAATTTTGAGCCATCTGTTGGGACCAGTATAGTCTTAAACATTTATTCCATTCCTTTAAAATATTAAGGCTATTATTCAACTTTTTTTAAATGATCTCCAACAACAAAATTTATGCCTCCTAAATGTAGAACTGGTTTTATGTTTTCTACATCAAGAAGACCTTCTTTAATAGCATTTTTCAAAACTTCAGTATGCAATACTTCCCCTACTATTATGTCGTGATCCCCTGCCTTTTTAATCCAGTGAACTTTGCATTCAATGGATGCAATGCACTCACCTATTTTTGGTGGTGAGACTTTCCGGGAAGATATCTGAGTTAAACCTGCTTTTTCAATTTCGTTTACATCCCTTGGAAACCCCTCTCCCGTTATCCACAATTCTTTCAGTATATTTTCATTAGGAATATTAGCCACAAATTCGCCGGTTTCTTCAATATTTTTGTAGGTGTGGTGTGTATTAACTGATGCAAAAGCTATTAAAGGCGGATTAATCGAAACAGGCATTGTAAAAGAAAAAGGAGCGGCATTAACTTTTCCATTACTATCTACGGTGGTTACAATAATTGTGGGGCGGGGAGCCAGTATCCGGTATGCATTTTCATTTTTTATTTCTTCAAAAACCATTTGATCACCTCGCTAAACTAATCTTACTATTTATTATGTAAATTCAATGATTTAATTATTTTGAATCAGATATTCTGCTTTATACTCTTCCAGAAATATAGCGCTGACTTTTTGAGGATCGCCATCTTCTACAAGCTTTCCATCGTCCATCATTAAAACTCTATTAGCCACTTCCCTTACAAAATCCATATGGTGACTTACCATTAAAATAGTAGTGTTAAATTCTTTATTAATACGTTTAAGGGAGTTTGAAACTATTCTAAGAGTTATGGGGTCAAGATCTCCAAACGGCTCATCCAGAATCAGTACCTCTGGATTGGATGTTAAAACAAGTGCTAATGTAGCCCTGACTTTTTGTCCACCAGATAATTCATAAGATTTTCTGTCCAATATTTCTATCGGTAAATCAAGTGCCTTGAACACAGGTTCTGCATATTTTTTTACCTCTTTGTCCGGGAATTTAGGAAATAGAGTTTCTAAAATTCCTGATGAAAGACCAATTTTTTCTAACTGGATCTTAGCCTCATTTTCTGGAAGGTCTGTAAGTTGATAAAGAATATCCAGTATTTTATCACTGACTCCTAATTCTTCAGCCTTTTTACGTGTTTTTGAAAGTACATTTTCGTTTTTTACACCTAATCTGGAGGCTATCTGATCTTTTACAGTTGCATGATGTGTCAGTGAAAATTCCTGGTGCATGAACCCCATCTTTCGTCTTATCTCCATTCTTTCAAGTCCAGGATTCTGCATGTTAACCCATTTATCATTTAATTTAAAGCAGACATTTCCAGAGTCTGGAAAGTCAAGTCCTGCTATCATACGCAATAAAACCGTTTTTCCAGCTCCACTTGGCCCTATTAAAGATACAATTTCTCCTTTCTTTATATCAAGATTAATGTCCTTAATCTGGAGTGTGTTTCCGCCTTTTAGAAGGAAAAATCTCTTAGAAAGATCTTCAACCTTTATTATTGAGTCTCCTATATTTTCCAGACCTGTTAAATCTTCTGCAGGTTCCATTTCTTCCCTAAATTTAGAAATTATTTTCTCTGGAGGGCCTTCATCTATTATTCTCCCATTTTTCATTAAAACTACTCTATCTGCCAGGTACTCGTGTACTTCTGGGAGGTGGGAGACCAGGACAACTGTAACACCAAGCTCCCTCTTAATATTTTTTATAGCATCTAAAATTTCCTGTTTGGTTTTAGGACATGACATAGTGGCAGGTTCATCAAGCAGTAACACTTTAGGTTGTTTTGCAAGTTGTCTTGCCATTATGAGTCTTTGTTTTTCCCCTCCGCTAA from Methanobacterium sp. harbors:
- a CDS encoding universal stress protein; the encoded protein is MFKTILVPTDGSKFAQKAEDAAISIAAKYDARIIGAYVIDEKLIYPYEVLEEEGKSILKNLSLKAKKEGVIVDEILVFGTPAKDLITIIRRMDPDLVVIGTHSKKGLEKLLLGSVAEKVLKTVESPVLLVK
- a CDS encoding flavin reductase family protein, coding for MVFEEIKNENAYRILAPRPTIIVTTVDSNGKVNAAPFSFTMPVSINPPLIAFASVNTHHTYKNIEETGEFVANIPNENILKELWITGEGFPRDVNEIEKAGLTQISSRKVSPPKIGECIASIECKVHWIKKAGDHDIIVGEVLHTEVLKNAIKEGLLDVENIKPVLHLGGINFVVGDHLKKVE
- a CDS encoding ABC transporter ATP-binding protein, whose protein sequence is MIEIKNLSKTFQIDSGEKIEALNNVNLQVKDGEILGIIGISGSGKSTLLRIIRGVEPFDEGHIILDSIEVKPDSTPHCFSKLKKETAIHLQRSFGLWGETSLQNVIRKLSGVKYGDESLQDFEDARAEFEEQALEILKVVCLDHKADHYAPVLSGGEKQRLIMARQLAKQPKVLLLDEPATMSCPKTKQEILDAIKNIKRELGVTVVLVSHLPEVHEYLADRVVLMKNGRIIDEGPPEKIISKFREEMEPAEDLTGLENIGDSIIKVEDLSKRFFLLKGGNTLQIKDINLDIKKGEIVSLIGPSGAGKTVLLRMIAGLDFPDSGNVCFKLNDKWVNMQNPGLERMEIRRKMGFMHQEFSLTHHATVKDQIASRLGVKNENVLSKTRKKAEELGVSDKILDILYQLTDLPENEAKIQLEKIGLSSGILETLFPKFPDKEVKKYAEPVFKALDLPIEILDRKSYELSGGQKVRATLALVLTSNPEVLILDEPFGDLDPITLRIVSNSLKRINKEFNTTILMVSHHMDFVREVANRVLMMDDGKLVEDGDPQKVSAIFLEEYKAEYLIQNN